The genomic region ACGATCCAGGCGCAGATCCTCGAGCTGCTCAAGCGGCTGCAGCACGATCATGGGATGGCGATCCTGCTGATCACGCATGACCTTGGCGTGGTGGCGGAGTCGGCGGATGTGGTGGCGGTGATGTACGCGGGTCGTGTGGTGGAGTACGCGAATGTGGAGACGCTGTTTAGCCGACCGTTGCATCCGTACACGCGGGGTCTGCTGCGGTCGATGCCGGTGCTGGGGGCGAATGTGCAGAGGTTGGATACGGTCGTGGATGGGGCGACGATTCCTGACGACTTTCCGAGTGAGTTTCTGGTGCACCCGCACGAGCTGACGCCTGACCCGGAGGTGGGGTATGGCGGGCGGGATGTGCTGCTGCATGAGGTGGAGCCGGAGCACTGGGTGTTGTGCGAGCCTCGGGATGGTGGCGAAGGACGGGTGACGTTTCCGTCTGTGACGTGGCGCCGGGCTCCGGTGGCTGCCGGTTGAAAAATGTGCTCAAGCGCTTGATTATTGGGGCCGATGATCGTATATTGAGATAGTTGAGTGTTTTTATTGAACAGGAGCGATTGATGGCCGCCACTGATCCTGAACAGCATGCCGATCACGAGAAGCCGACATTTTTTCCTCCGCTTTACTGGGTGATTCTGCTTGTGCTAGCGATCATCGTGGGCGTGATGATGATGATCTAGGGCGTCGTCCCTGATCCAGCGGGGTTGATCTTCTTCGAGTGGCACTACGTGACATGGTGCTATCTCCTCAGCGAAAACGGGCCACCGGGGCCCGTTTTTGTTTTTGGGCTGGTTGAGATATTGAGGGTCTGGTTGTGTGGATACGGCTAGAGTCTGGGGATGGAGACGAATCCTTTTGGTGTTTTAGGGCTGCCGGAGCGTTTTGATCTGGAGGATGAGGCGATCGAGTCGGCTTATCTGGGGTTGGCGGCGGCGGCTCACCCGGATCGGTACAGCGACCCGCTGGAGCAGGCGGACGCGGCGGAGCGGGCCTCGGCGATCAACGCGGCACGGGAGGCGTTGCTGAACCCGGAATCGAGGGCTCGGGCGCTGTTCGGGATCAGAGAGGGAACCGAGGGTGGCGCAGGCGGTGATGAGAATGCATTGCCTGCGGATTTTCTGATGGAGGTGATGGAGGTTCGAGAGCGGCTGGAGGAGGCGGTGGCCAGCGAGGAGCCGGGCGAGCTGGCGGCGCTGCGGCGTTGGGCGGATGAGACGCGCTCGGAGCATCTGGCGACGCTGGGGCGTCAGTTTGAGGCTGGGGAGAAGGTCGGGGTGATTCGGCAGGAACTCAACGCGCTGCGGTATATCCAACGGATGCTGGATCAGATGCCCCCCCCCACCAGCCCCCCCACCACCAGTAGACCTTAGAGCAGCCGGTATTGTCTGTTTAGCGTGTTCGCTGGCCGATCTGAATGCCCGTGACAGGATTCGAACCTGTACTCCGGTGAAGGAACCGCCACCTGAAGACGGCGCGTCTGCCAATTCCGCCACACGGGCAAAGGGTCCAAAGCGGACCGAGTCGCGGAGTGTAGTGCAGATGAGCGGAGACTGGCAAGCCGGATGGCGGTGGGCTGAGCGGCTATAACGCGGGGATGCCTGACGACCCCCACGGTCATATTCCGGTGCTGCTTGAGCCCACGCTGGAGGTCCTTGCCGCGCGACCGGGAGAGACCGTTGTGGATGCGACGGCGGGTCGAGGGGGGCATGCTGCGGCGCTACTGGAGCGGATCGGACCGGGCGGGCGCCTTCTGCTGGTTGATCGTGATGCGGGGAATCTTGAGTACGCCAGGGGGCGGATCAAGGGTCGGGCTGAGGGGCTTGGGGTTGAGGTACGGTCCTGTCACGGCAGTTTCTCGCGGCTGCGGGAGGCTGTGGCTGGGGTGGGGCTGGATCGGGTTGATGTGTTGCTGGCGGACCTGGGGTTTGCGTCGAATCAGATGGACGATGCGGAGCGGGGGCTGGCGTTTAGCAATGACGGGCCTCTGGATATGCGGCTGGATCGGAGTTCAGGGTCAACGGCGGAGGAGCTGCTGGCGACGGCATCGGAGCAGGAGATCGCCGACATCCTGTTCCATGAGGGTGAGGAGCGGCTATCACGGCGGATCGCACGAAAGATTGTCGAGACCCGGCGTGAGCGTCCGATTAAATCAACAGCGGCGCTAGCTGAGTTGGTGCGCTCCGTTTACGGATCGGCCGCAGGCCGATCCCGGATGCATCCAGCGACGCGGACGTTTATGGCGCTGCGGATCGCTGTGAATCAGGAGTTGCCTGCTTTGGACGCATTGCTCAGCCAGGTCCCGGATGTGATGCGAGATGGCGGGCGTGCTGCGATCATTAGTTTTCACTCGCTGGAAGACCGGCGGGTGAAGCAGGCCTTCTCGGGTTGGGCGAAGGAAGATCGTGCCAAACTGCTGACGCGTAAGCCGGTTGAGGCGAGTCTCGCGGAAGCGACATCGAACCCTCGTTCGCGATCGGCTAAGCTGCGAGGCCTGACCTGGTTGGGCGGGGCCACACGGATGTGATGTAACGGGATATCGAGTTCACCCCTCAAGGACGATTGGGTGATGACCAGCGA from Phycisphaeraceae bacterium harbors:
- the rsmH gene encoding 16S rRNA (cytosine(1402)-N(4))-methyltransferase RsmH codes for the protein MPDDPHGHIPVLLEPTLEVLAARPGETVVDATAGRGGHAAALLERIGPGGRLLLVDRDAGNLEYARGRIKGRAEGLGVEVRSCHGSFSRLREAVAGVGLDRVDVLLADLGFASNQMDDAERGLAFSNDGPLDMRLDRSSGSTAEELLATASEQEIADILFHEGEERLSRRIARKIVETRRERPIKSTAALAELVRSVYGSAAGRSRMHPATRTFMALRIAVNQELPALDALLSQVPDVMRDGGRAAIISFHSLEDRRVKQAFSGWAKEDRAKLLTRKPVEASLAEATSNPRSRSAKLRGLTWLGGATRM
- a CDS encoding iron-sulfur cluster co-chaperone HscB C-terminal domain-containing protein produces the protein METNPFGVLGLPERFDLEDEAIESAYLGLAAAAHPDRYSDPLEQADAAERASAINAAREALLNPESRARALFGIREGTEGGAGGDENALPADFLMEVMEVRERLEEAVASEEPGELAALRRWADETRSEHLATLGRQFEAGEKVGVIRQELNALRYIQRMLDQMPPPTSPPTTSRP